A stretch of [Clostridium] innocuum DNA encodes these proteins:
- a CDS encoding aldose 1-epimerase family protein codes for MKLTNNRYEVTFTAKGGEIESFTDLETGIQYMWQGHPDYWTGKNPGLFPLVGNTLDGTYEMDGKTYAMKNHGLVRYATLDCVCDDGKEVIMAFDSSAETKAQYPFDFHYEVGYALQDDTLTVTYRITNTGERDMPFTFGLHPGFNCPLCEGEAFEDYTMRFSNPEKLKQLVFDPEKKKPYTLEDVELQTIPCSYEEIEKYATLIYQGMKSSYLTLSGPNNHGVRISISGYPYLAIWTAKKNAPFICLEPWYGHADFSRVEEDFSHREGTMTLSAGKTFTTAYTIQVF; via the coding sequence ATGAAATTAACAAATAATCGTTATGAGGTGACCTTTACTGCGAAGGGTGGAGAAATTGAAAGCTTTACCGATCTGGAAACCGGCATTCAGTATATGTGGCAGGGACATCCGGATTATTGGACAGGGAAAAATCCAGGTCTGTTTCCTCTGGTAGGCAATACGCTGGATGGCACCTATGAAATGGATGGCAAAACATATGCAATGAAAAATCACGGTCTGGTTCGCTATGCGACGCTCGACTGTGTATGCGATGATGGAAAAGAGGTCATCATGGCATTTGACAGCAGTGCGGAAACAAAAGCACAGTACCCCTTCGATTTTCATTATGAGGTAGGCTATGCACTGCAGGATGATACCCTTACGGTAACCTATCGTATCACGAACACCGGAGAACGGGACATGCCGTTTACATTCGGGCTGCATCCCGGCTTCAATTGTCCGTTGTGTGAGGGAGAGGCGTTTGAGGACTATACCATGCGTTTTTCGAATCCGGAGAAGCTGAAGCAGCTGGTGTTTGATCCTGAAAAGAAGAAACCGTATACGCTGGAGGATGTGGAGCTGCAGACGATACCTTGCAGCTATGAGGAAATCGAGAAATATGCGACGCTGATCTATCAGGGGATGAAAAGCTCCTATCTGACATTATCCGGACCGAACAACCACGGTGTGCGCATTTCCATCAGCGGCTATCCGTATCTGGCAATCTGGACAGCGAAAAAGAATGCGCCGTTTATCTGTCTGGAGCCGTGGTACGGCCATGCGGACTTTTCAAGGGTGGAGGAAGACTTCTCCCATCGTGAGGGAACGATGACACTTTCCGCAGGAAAAACATTCACAACCGCATATACAATTCAGGTATTTTAA